ATtggggtgggcagtgctttcGAAGGTTGGAGTCcccgtggggatgatgctgtctaccgcctgctcgtgcccctgcagcccccctgtgggcacaccttccacctggagctgggcaacacgggggagatgcaggcaaaggactcctgcGTCCGTGTGGAACTGGAGTGCACCTGCACGAGGGagcagctgatggagaacatgctgtgcttcctccaccaccccaaggaggagctgaggagaaatcagggtcccagcctcctaagcaccctctgcactggctcctacctagatgtgcagaaaactgcccgctGGTTCCAGAGCTTCGTGAGGTCAGCCTGGGTGGCAGTGCCTCAGTCGCATCACTACAATATGgaggtgctgccctccagccgctcctgcaagctgcagctgacgaatgcctccgggagaaccctcttcattgagataatgcttggggtgcagcaaggcgactcggacatcttcctgagcagccagactgcagaggccatcttcaccccaagcacaacgtggccagagagctatgctgtggcagaggtgaaggtcttcaggcGTATggccaggcaggccccgcataacagcttccacctcaaatgcctgcagctctgcgcccgcatcctggcgggcacaggcttttccacctaTACCTTGAAaacagctgtgatgcacctcctgaccaccacacccctgtcaggctggcgcaggagggatttcctgctgcggctgcaggaTATCATGCGCTActtgcgctgctgcctgcaggagaaacgcctcgaccacttcttctttggcaatgagaacatgcccgACGACATCATCTTGCccccagctttccagacggccgagccacccaacctcttccagcgcctggcacaggatccagccgcCCATGCCGAGGCACTGCGTGAGTTCGATGAGCTGCAAGATCGGCTcgtaagactgctgttctacgggcactgaaggaggtcttcatgcacggggctgtgtttgtgggactcacagctgatggcagacggccacctcacacaggacggagacagagggaagaatgcgggatgcagaaaggaaagggcaaaccccgtgcagcagccctctgccaagggcggcactgttctcctctcgatggagtccccagcacagcagccagggacagctacagtggcgacaaggatgagttttgccctgctttcccctcgcactgggccagccaggatggcatttcacacgggcccagaaattgttgctggcacctccggctgtgcagggaccaagcgagaggcaccgctgatgtgcctctgtgtgttcactgggggccaggtggagaatctgtgcttcctagacgctccctggggagctggtgctgcagaacccggcacgctgcacacggagaacacgctgctcagtcggcagcgggaactgctgccacacctgccccgcagctccgcagcaaaagcgcg
The Pelecanus crispus isolate bPelCri1 chromosome 6, bPelCri1.pri, whole genome shotgun sequence DNA segment above includes these coding regions:
- the LOC142593798 gene encoding inositol 1,4,5-trisphosphate receptor-interacting protein-like 1 — translated: MAATKVLAVLLQSIFQLPQMVGDELDEATRERMQQRAERLNAEMTRLLQELEQRSQEPRSIAWGGQLLAALQQWQFWLIAGVLVLLFGLCWWLRKTIHGVDSSSDEESSSSSTEQEEEEEQQEEEEQVEEESEGEDPADEKDLGRIFAKRIQWPVQNLAYRSQVVDELVGDLLCVLQVLLSNSFFPVLQPAIGVGSAFEGWSPRGDDAVYRLLVPLQPPCGHTFHLELGNTGEMQAKDSCVRVELECTCTREQLMENMLCFLHHPKEELRRNQGPSLLSTLCTGSYLDVQKTARWFQSFVRSAWVAVPQSHHYNMEVLPSSRSCKLQLTNASGRTLFIEIMLGVQQGDSDIFLSSQTAEAIFTPSTTWPESYAVAEVKVFRRMARQAPHNSFHLKCLQLCARILAGTGFSTYTLKTAVMHLLTTTPLSGWRRRDFLLRLQDIMRYLRCCLQEKRLDHFFFGNENMPDDIILPPAFQTAEPPNLFQRLAQDPAAHAEALREFDELQDRLVRLLFYGH